A genomic segment from uncultured Desulfuromonas sp. encodes:
- the dctP gene encoding TRAP transporter substrate-binding protein DctP has protein sequence MSSKMRLLCLVIIGLVLAQGAWAATTLKIATVAPEGSSWMQKMRAGAVEIKARTEGRVELKFYGGGVMGNEKSVFRKMRVGQLQGGAFTGGGLSKIVPDMMLYGLPLLTRSPAEMAYVRQQMDAELIDSLDKSGLVCFGFASGGFAKLMSQQPVASVEDLKGKKVWVPEGDTVSYEVMEGLGVAPVTLPLSDVLTGLQTGLVDVVATSPLGALAFQWYTRVGFITDMPLVYISGALVVDKRHFSRISEGDQTIVHEVLEAIYRDIDQQTEADNQQALQTLLSQGLKLVPPLEGEYDRWNTVAERVIDTVVERGNFPNDLYKQAQHHLSVFRQQHAAINQ, from the coding sequence ATGAGTTCAAAAATGCGTTTGTTGTGCCTGGTCATCATAGGACTTGTCCTGGCTCAGGGAGCCTGGGCTGCAACGACTTTGAAAATTGCCACTGTTGCTCCAGAGGGTTCTTCCTGGATGCAAAAGATGCGAGCAGGAGCCGTTGAGATCAAGGCACGCACCGAGGGCCGCGTTGAGCTGAAGTTTTATGGCGGCGGTGTCATGGGTAACGAAAAAAGTGTGTTTCGCAAAATGCGGGTTGGCCAGTTGCAGGGAGGCGCATTTACAGGGGGCGGTTTAAGCAAGATCGTTCCAGACATGATGCTCTATGGTTTGCCTCTATTGACGCGGTCTCCAGCGGAAATGGCCTATGTCCGTCAGCAGATGGATGCCGAGTTGATAGACAGTCTCGACAAATCCGGCTTGGTCTGTTTTGGTTTTGCCTCTGGAGGTTTTGCCAAATTGATGAGTCAACAGCCTGTCGCCAGTGTTGAAGATCTCAAAGGCAAGAAAGTCTGGGTTCCAGAAGGGGATACCGTCAGCTACGAAGTGATGGAAGGGCTTGGTGTGGCTCCGGTCACTCTGCCTTTGTCGGATGTGTTGACTGGGTTGCAAACAGGCTTGGTGGATGTTGTGGCGACTTCGCCACTGGGGGCACTGGCATTTCAGTGGTATACCCGTGTCGGTTTTATCACAGATATGCCTCTGGTCTATATCTCAGGAGCGCTGGTTGTCGACAAACGCCATTTCTCTCGTATTTCCGAGGGAGATCAAACCATTGTTCATGAAGTTCTTGAGGCGATCTACCGTGACATTGACCAGCAAACAGAAGCGGATAATCAGCAGGCACTGCAAACTCTTCTCAGTCAGGGACTGAAACTGGTTCCCCCCCTGGAAGGTGAGTATGATCGCTGGAACACGGTCGCTGAAAGGGTGATTGATACCGTTGTCGAACGCGGAAATTTCCCCAATGATCTTTATAAACAGGCGCAGCATCATCTAAGTGTGTTTCGTCAACAGCACGCTGCGATCAATCAATAA
- a CDS encoding acetoin utilization protein AcuC → MPAQFALIYSSRFSEYSYGDYHPFKVDRYRLTYELMEHCGLLNCPQMIQVECPVADEEALTSFHRPDYLKTLAAFSADDDVHANFFYGLGDVENPVFKGLYDWACLMCGGTLEAARLVSEEGLRVAFSMAGGWHHAHAARASGFSYLNDSVVAINALLQRGKRVVYVDLDAHHGDGVQEAFYTTDQVMTISVHENGKDFYPYSGFVDEVGEGAGYGYSINVPLLAHSDDLIFEQAFSRIVMPLIEAYQPDVLVTQLGADFMRTDPLTRLEGTTSFIEYASRQFLATEIPWVAVGGGGYHRLNVARAWTLLWSNIIDKPVDDFLPESFLPTVASLGEETLMLRDPPHLASPDDFSRAEQHLEKTCSYLERHIFPLFHLKAGGR, encoded by the coding sequence ATGCCCGCCCAATTCGCACTTATTTATTCCAGCCGTTTCAGCGAATATTCTTACGGCGACTATCATCCGTTCAAAGTTGACCGCTATCGATTGACGTATGAACTGATGGAGCATTGTGGATTACTGAATTGTCCCCAAATGATTCAGGTGGAGTGTCCGGTCGCCGATGAAGAAGCTCTGACGTCATTTCATAGACCCGATTATTTAAAGACGCTGGCTGCCTTTAGCGCCGACGATGACGTGCACGCCAACTTTTTTTACGGTCTTGGCGATGTTGAAAACCCGGTTTTCAAAGGGTTGTATGACTGGGCGTGTCTCATGTGCGGCGGAACCCTCGAAGCGGCGCGTCTGGTGAGTGAAGAGGGTCTGCGAGTTGCTTTCAGTATGGCTGGAGGCTGGCATCATGCACATGCTGCACGCGCTTCGGGGTTCAGCTATCTCAATGATTCGGTGGTGGCTATTAATGCGTTGCTGCAACGGGGTAAACGTGTCGTTTATGTGGACCTTGATGCCCACCATGGCGACGGTGTTCAGGAAGCCTTCTATACGACCGATCAGGTAATGACTATTTCTGTCCATGAAAATGGCAAGGATTTTTATCCTTATTCCGGTTTTGTTGATGAAGTTGGTGAAGGGGCCGGCTACGGATATTCGATCAATGTCCCTCTCTTGGCGCATTCCGATGATCTGATTTTTGAACAGGCATTTTCGCGGATTGTTATGCCGCTGATCGAAGCGTATCAACCTGATGTGCTGGTGACACAACTCGGAGCCGATTTTATGCGAACGGATCCGTTGACACGACTGGAGGGCACCACCTCGTTTATAGAATATGCCAGCCGACAATTTCTGGCCACCGAGATTCCCTGGGTTGCGGTCGGAGGAGGGGGCTATCACCGGCTCAATGTGGCACGTGCCTGGACGTTGTTGTGGTCGAACATTATTGACAAGCCGGTAGATGATTTCCTGCCGGAAAGTTTTTTACCCACAGTGGCGTCCCTCGGCGAAGAAACTCTCATGTTGCGTGATCCGCCTCATCTGGCATCACCGGATGATTTTTCAAGGGCAGAGCAACATCTGGAAAAAACCTGTTCTTATCTTGAACGGCATATCTTCCCCTTGTTTCATCTCAAGGCTGGAGGGCGATGA
- the coaD gene encoding pantetheine-phosphate adenylyltransferase — protein MNRTAVYPGSFDPITNGHLDIIQRGLHAFDTIIVAVAKNSSKKGLFSVEERVEMIRSVVGDNPRIIVDTIDGLLIDYVMRKGARVILRGLRAVSDFEYEFQLAQMNHTVQKEVETMFMMTSVRYGYLSSSIVKEMASLHGPISEFVPQIVQQKLAEKFPAEDK, from the coding sequence ATGAATCGCACTGCAGTCTACCCGGGTTCTTTTGATCCAATTACCAACGGCCATCTGGATATCATCCAACGCGGCTTACACGCCTTTGACACAATTATTGTTGCCGTTGCCAAAAATTCGTCGAAAAAAGGTCTTTTCTCTGTTGAAGAGCGCGTTGAAATGATTCGCTCCGTTGTTGGAGACAACCCGCGCATCATTGTTGACACCATTGACGGTTTGTTGATTGATTATGTCATGCGTAAGGGGGCACGAGTCATTTTGCGAGGATTACGCGCCGTTTCCGACTTTGAATACGAATTCCAGTTGGCGCAAATGAACCATACGGTCCAAAAAGAAGTCGAGACCATGTTTATGATGACATCGGTACGCTACGGCTACCTGAGTTCCTCCATTGTCAAAGAAATGGCCTCACTACATGGTCCGATCAGTGAATTTGTCCCACAGATTGTTCAGCAAAAGTTAGCTGAAAAATTCCCTGCGGAAGACAAATAA
- the rsmD gene encoding 16S rRNA (guanine(966)-N(2))-methyltransferase RsmD, with amino-acid sequence MRIISGQARGKQLASVQGMEIRPTSDRVREALFSSLASRLGSFDGLDVLDLFAGTGALGLEALSRGAARACFVDSGRQAQKLIRTNSERCGMAQRCQLMPFPVDQALERLQGPFDLIFLDPPYRKGHIDTTLNHISQRDLLKPDGLICVEEDKTTTVQEVYGHYQRINLKIYGTTALHLFAHLPTKETP; translated from the coding sequence GTGCGTATTATCAGTGGTCAGGCCAGAGGAAAACAGCTCGCCAGTGTTCAGGGCATGGAAATCCGGCCGACAAGTGACCGGGTTCGTGAAGCGCTGTTCAGCAGTCTGGCCAGCCGACTTGGGTCGTTTGACGGGCTGGATGTGCTTGATCTGTTTGCCGGAACAGGAGCACTTGGGCTGGAAGCGCTGAGTCGCGGTGCCGCACGCGCTTGTTTCGTAGATTCAGGCCGTCAGGCGCAGAAACTGATTCGCACCAACAGTGAACGCTGCGGGATGGCCCAGCGTTGTCAGCTCATGCCCTTCCCCGTGGATCAGGCTCTGGAACGCCTTCAGGGTCCGTTTGATCTTATCTTTCTCGATCCGCCTTATCGTAAAGGGCATATCGATACGACCCTGAACCACATCAGCCAACGTGACCTGCTCAAGCCAGATGGACTGATTTGCGTAGAAGAGGATAAAACAACGACGGTGCAAGAGGTTTATGGCCACTATCAGCGGATCAACCTGAAAATCTACGGCACCACGGCCCTACATCTTTTTGCCCACCTGCCGACCAAGGAGACGCCATGA
- a CDS encoding RNA methyltransferase → MPSVSPIVILVEPQHPGNIGAVCRAMANFGASQLRLINACDPLHPDAVKFSVGARHLLGEAEHFCDLQSALADVHFSVAMTRRSGRLRGRLMPLDALPQRLDDVSCGNRVALVFGREDSGLSTEEVALCSHTATIETSAETGSLNLAQAVVVTLYELSRQREKVQHIDREQPTHEHYEVLFRQVDDLVNRIGYSNPSRPEVIPLMLRRLLHQAAPDIHELNLLRGLINRLEESVQDWPGRRRG, encoded by the coding sequence ATGCCATCTGTGTCGCCCATTGTTATTCTTGTAGAGCCACAACATCCTGGCAATATCGGTGCTGTCTGCCGGGCCATGGCCAATTTTGGTGCTTCTCAACTTCGTCTGATCAACGCGTGTGACCCATTACACCCTGATGCCGTCAAATTTTCAGTTGGTGCCCGGCACCTGTTGGGCGAAGCGGAGCATTTTTGTGATCTGCAATCTGCCTTGGCGGATGTCCATTTCAGTGTCGCGATGACCCGCAGGAGTGGAAGGTTACGCGGTCGATTGATGCCTCTTGACGCGTTGCCGCAGCGGCTTGACGATGTCTCTTGCGGAAACCGGGTTGCATTGGTTTTTGGGCGTGAAGACAGTGGCCTGAGCACAGAAGAGGTGGCGTTATGTAGCCATACGGCCACGATTGAAACCAGTGCCGAAACTGGTTCCCTCAATCTCGCCCAGGCTGTCGTCGTCACACTTTACGAACTTTCTCGACAGCGTGAAAAGGTGCAGCATATTGATCGTGAGCAACCTACCCATGAACACTATGAGGTGCTGTTCCGGCAAGTGGACGACCTCGTAAACCGGATTGGTTATAGTAACCCCAGCCGACCGGAGGTGATCCCTTTGATGCTGCGTCGTCTGTTGCATCAGGCCGCTCCCGATATCCACGAATTGAATTTGCTTCGTGGCCTCATTAATCGCCTTGAGGAAAGCGTACAGGACTGGCCGGGGCGACGGCGTGGATGA
- a CDS encoding YciI family protein, producing the protein MLYVIRCVDKENHLEVRMANRPTHVEYLKSFGDRLFAAGPTLDASGEMNGSVVILECEDMAGAQAFADNDPYAKAGLFSDVTISPWKKVLP; encoded by the coding sequence ATGCTGTATGTCATCCGTTGCGTGGACAAAGAAAATCACCTCGAAGTCCGAATGGCCAACCGACCGACACATGTCGAATATCTGAAGAGTTTTGGCGACCGTTTGTTTGCTGCCGGCCCGACTCTCGACGCTTCAGGAGAGATGAACGGTTCAGTTGTTATTTTAGAATGCGAAGACATGGCAGGTGCGCAAGCCTTTGCAGACAATGATCCTTATGCCAAAGCTGGTCTCTTTTCGGATGTGACTATCAGCCCCTGGAAAAAAGTTTTACCGTAA
- a CDS encoding TRAP transporter small permease gives MKRVVHGLSRLLRGLEDTLLATLLAVMIVLAVGQIIQRNLFDTGFVWTDELLRILVLWLTVIGALVASRTDQHIRMDVLVRFVPVQLQGLLRRAIFVATAGVCGVLAWHSYQFVRIEAEYESVLLGGYPSWWFQCVIPIGFALICWRYFALAIDPSPAQQEASNAS, from the coding sequence ATGAAACGTGTTGTACATGGGCTGTCCCGTCTGTTGCGGGGCCTCGAAGATACCTTATTGGCGACATTGCTTGCTGTGATGATTGTTCTGGCGGTAGGGCAGATTATTCAGCGCAACCTGTTTGATACCGGTTTTGTCTGGACCGATGAATTGCTGCGTATTCTGGTGCTGTGGTTAACCGTTATTGGGGCACTCGTTGCCAGTCGCACGGACCAACATATTCGTATGGATGTGTTGGTCCGTTTTGTGCCGGTACAACTTCAAGGACTGTTGCGTCGGGCGATCTTTGTGGCGACGGCTGGTGTTTGTGGCGTTCTTGCCTGGCACAGCTACCAGTTTGTCCGCATTGAAGCTGAATATGAAAGTGTCTTGCTCGGAGGGTATCCTTCCTGGTGGTTTCAATGTGTGATTCCCATTGGTTTTGCTCTGATCTGCTGGCGCTATTTTGCTCTGGCAATTGATCCATCTCCGGCGCAGCAGGAGGCTTCGAACGCTTCATGA
- a CDS encoding TRAP transporter large permease subunit, translated as MIVSILVLGLLALLGMPLFAVIATGALWGFYQSGVDLAVVAIEFYRIAEMPVLLAIPLFTFAGYLLSESQAPGRLVNLTQALIGWMPGGLALVSLAVCAFFTAFTGASGVTIIALGALLYPALRQADYAENYSLGLVTTSGSLGLLFAPSLPLILYGIVAQQLNVGPAISIDQLFLAGIFPGLLMLVLLGGWSCWKNRAIRQPLADFSWKKVGKAVREAVWELPLPFVVLGGIYSGYFAVSEAAAVTAGYVFIVEVFILREIPLRQLPTVMHRSMVLVGGILIILGLSLASTNVMIDSGVPERLFNFVQQTVDSKLTFLLLLNLFLLCLGALLDIFSALVLVVPLILPVAVGYGIHPVHLGIIFLANMQIGYLTPPVGMNLFIASYRFERPITQLYRATWPFLVLLLICVALITYFPQLSMVLL; from the coding sequence ATGATTGTGTCGATTCTCGTTCTCGGACTTCTGGCTCTTCTGGGCATGCCGCTGTTTGCCGTCATCGCGACCGGAGCTTTGTGGGGGTTCTATCAGTCCGGTGTAGATCTGGCTGTCGTGGCCATTGAGTTCTATCGCATTGCGGAAATGCCGGTCTTGCTCGCCATTCCTCTATTTACCTTTGCCGGTTATCTGCTCAGCGAGAGTCAGGCGCCGGGGAGGTTGGTCAATCTTACGCAGGCATTAATCGGTTGGATGCCGGGTGGACTGGCGTTGGTCTCGTTGGCCGTCTGTGCTTTTTTTACCGCCTTTACCGGCGCTTCAGGTGTCACTATTATCGCTCTGGGGGCATTGCTTTATCCGGCATTACGGCAGGCGGATTATGCGGAAAACTATTCTCTCGGTCTGGTGACCACCTCAGGCAGCCTGGGGTTATTGTTTGCGCCTTCTTTGCCGTTAATTCTCTACGGCATTGTCGCCCAGCAGCTGAATGTCGGGCCGGCGATCTCCATTGACCAGTTGTTTTTAGCGGGGATTTTCCCCGGTTTATTGATGCTGGTGTTGCTGGGGGGCTGGAGTTGTTGGAAAAACCGGGCGATCAGGCAGCCTCTCGCGGATTTTTCCTGGAAGAAGGTTGGCAAGGCCGTTCGCGAAGCGGTCTGGGAATTGCCACTGCCTTTTGTTGTCCTTGGTGGAATCTACAGTGGTTATTTTGCTGTATCCGAGGCTGCAGCTGTTACGGCGGGTTATGTCTTCATTGTTGAAGTGTTTATCTTGCGGGAGATTCCGTTACGTCAATTACCGACGGTCATGCACCGCTCCATGGTGTTGGTCGGTGGCATCCTGATCATCCTCGGCCTGTCGCTGGCGTCAACCAACGTCATGATTGACAGTGGGGTTCCAGAGCGTCTGTTCAATTTTGTCCAGCAAACGGTGGACAGTAAACTGACATTTCTGCTGTTGCTTAATCTCTTTTTGCTCTGTCTTGGGGCACTGCTCGATATTTTTTCGGCGCTGGTACTGGTCGTGCCTTTGATTCTGCCGGTAGCCGTTGGTTACGGGATTCACCCCGTCCATCTCGGGATCATCTTTCTCGCCAATATGCAGATCGGTTACCTTACTCCGCCAGTGGGGATGAACCTGTTTATTGCCAGCTACCGCTTTGAGCGACCGATCACACAATTGTATCGGGCGACTTGGCCGTTTCTGGTGTTGCTGTTGATCTGCGTGGCGTTGATTACCTATTTCCCACAACTGTCTATGGTGTTGTTGTAA
- a CDS encoding beta-ketoacyl-[acyl-carrier-protein] synthase family protein — translation MTRLNRVAITGVGIISCLGCDVDTVSEALRLGRSGIVVDEQRKTLGFRSALTGRISGFDEKKSLSRKERKSMPDFAVQAYAASRQALDMAALDDALVRSEETGLIFGCDSSCLAAIEQVDLLRERQETKSIGSGQIFRSMTSCVTMNLNTLLGTKGACWSLSSACSSGGHAIGQAADLIALGRQKRVICGGAQEINWQSMCSFDGLGAFSLREDDPTAACRPFSADRDGLVPSGGAAAVVLEDYAEAKKRGAVILGEVMAYGFSSDGENLSVPSRGGLQRAMLQALQRANIRPDQIDYLCAHATSTPAGDAAEAENIKAVFGDSSPMISSLKSMTGHELWMSGASQVVYCTLMARDGFIAANINFTEADDATRGLNIVTETVAQAPTMVLCNSAGFGGTNACLVLNFGESC, via the coding sequence ATGACAAGACTGAATCGAGTAGCCATAACCGGTGTTGGGATTATTTCGTGTCTCGGTTGCGATGTTGACACGGTCAGTGAGGCGTTACGCCTCGGACGTTCCGGCATTGTCGTTGATGAACAACGTAAGACTCTCGGATTTCGCAGTGCTCTGACCGGACGGATAAGTGGGTTTGACGAAAAGAAGAGTCTGTCACGCAAAGAACGCAAAAGTATGCCCGACTTTGCTGTGCAGGCTTATGCGGCGAGTCGGCAGGCTCTGGACATGGCGGCTCTGGACGATGCGTTAGTCCGCAGTGAAGAGACCGGATTGATTTTTGGTTGTGATTCAAGTTGTCTGGCTGCTATTGAGCAAGTTGATCTGCTGAGGGAACGGCAGGAAACTAAATCTATTGGCAGTGGCCAGATCTTTCGTTCCATGACCTCCTGTGTGACGATGAATCTCAATACCTTGCTCGGAACCAAAGGAGCCTGTTGGTCTTTGAGCTCAGCCTGTTCCAGTGGTGGGCATGCTATAGGCCAGGCCGCTGACCTGATTGCTCTGGGGCGGCAGAAGCGGGTGATCTGCGGTGGGGCCCAGGAGATCAATTGGCAATCCATGTGCAGTTTTGATGGGCTCGGTGCTTTTTCGTTGCGTGAGGATGATCCGACCGCAGCTTGTCGGCCGTTTTCTGCCGACCGTGACGGGTTGGTGCCCAGTGGTGGTGCGGCTGCTGTCGTTCTTGAGGACTACGCCGAGGCTAAAAAGCGTGGTGCCGTGATTCTGGGAGAGGTTATGGCTTACGGGTTTTCATCCGACGGTGAGAATCTTTCCGTACCCAGCCGAGGCGGCTTGCAACGTGCCATGTTGCAGGCTTTGCAGCGGGCAAATATACGACCCGACCAGATCGATTATCTCTGTGCCCATGCGACATCTACCCCGGCTGGTGATGCGGCTGAGGCGGAAAATATCAAAGCGGTCTTTGGCGACAGCTCGCCTATGATTTCGTCATTAAAATCGATGACCGGTCACGAACTATGGATGTCCGGAGCGTCACAGGTCGTCTATTGTACCTTGATGGCGCGCGATGGATTTATTGCCGCCAATATCAATTTTACCGAAGCGGATGATGCGACCAGAGGTTTGAATATTGTCACTGAAACTGTGGCCCAAGCGCCGACAATGGTCTTGTGTAACTCTGCCGGTTTTGGCGGAACGAATGCCTGTCTGGTGCTGAATTTCGGGGAGAGCTGTTGA
- a CDS encoding outer membrane protein transport protein yields MKLLITAVVLALMVPGWVSAAGFHIREQGSKAMGMANAFAAQADDPSAIFYNPAGIAFQTGTQVSLGVTVVNVPETEFRGTTKLGDVASGLGVEQQVDTEARDDIFFPPNFYMTSHKEGSPWAFGIGIGSLYPLAKRWDTTSPFRDEIKEIAIKPINVNPTVAYKFESLNLGVAVGIDYTYADVWLEKSACADAYALGAVPMPGLAAVQLGELELEADGDGWGYNFGLLWQPLETLSFGVAYRSEIELDFDGDADYQITSAGQSVYSVTAGYADAIYSTGAETEITLPDTWSFAVAWKPTAQLTVEFDADRFGWSSYDSLDILFDENTVLSDSLNRKDWNDVWAYRFGAQYAVTESLDLRVGYARDNTPVPNDTIGPELPDADRNNYTFGFGYHTDRAVFDFAYMWVDFDDRKVDNETQTGTYKSDAYLFAANLTYFF; encoded by the coding sequence TTGAAACTGTTGATTACTGCTGTTGTTCTGGCGCTGATGGTGCCGGGTTGGGTAAGTGCTGCGGGTTTTCATATCCGTGAGCAGGGAAGTAAAGCGATGGGGATGGCAAATGCCTTTGCTGCACAGGCAGATGATCCCTCGGCAATTTTTTATAATCCTGCTGGAATTGCCTTTCAGACGGGCACTCAAGTCAGTCTTGGCGTAACCGTCGTCAATGTGCCGGAAACGGAATTTCGCGGGACGACGAAACTTGGTGATGTCGCCAGTGGTCTTGGTGTTGAACAACAGGTCGACACTGAAGCACGTGATGATATCTTCTTTCCGCCAAACTTCTATATGACCTCTCATAAAGAAGGCTCACCCTGGGCCTTCGGCATCGGCATCGGCTCGCTTTATCCCCTGGCCAAACGCTGGGATACCACTAGTCCGTTTCGCGATGAGATTAAAGAAATTGCTATCAAGCCGATCAATGTGAATCCGACGGTAGCGTACAAGTTTGAATCACTCAACCTCGGTGTTGCTGTCGGGATTGATTATACCTATGCCGATGTCTGGTTAGAGAAGTCGGCCTGTGCCGATGCTTATGCATTGGGCGCTGTGCCCATGCCGGGGCTGGCTGCAGTTCAGCTTGGCGAATTGGAACTTGAAGCCGATGGCGATGGCTGGGGCTACAACTTTGGCCTTTTGTGGCAGCCTCTGGAGACGTTGTCTTTCGGTGTCGCTTATCGCAGTGAAATTGAGCTTGACTTTGATGGCGATGCTGATTACCAGATCACCAGTGCCGGACAAAGTGTCTATAGTGTCACGGCTGGTTATGCGGATGCTATTTACAGCACAGGTGCTGAGACAGAAATCACGTTGCCGGACACCTGGAGTTTTGCGGTGGCTTGGAAGCCGACCGCGCAACTGACTGTTGAGTTTGATGCCGATCGTTTTGGTTGGAGCTCCTATGACAGCCTCGACATCCTGTTTGACGAAAATACCGTCTTGTCAGATTCCCTGAATCGCAAAGATTGGAACGATGTCTGGGCGTATCGTTTCGGTGCCCAGTACGCGGTGACGGAAAGTCTTGACCTGCGGGTCGGCTATGCCCGCGACAATACGCCGGTGCCCAATGACACCATCGGCCCTGAGCTTCCTGATGCCGATCGCAATAATTACACCTTTGGTTTCGGCTATCACACGGATCGTGCTGTGTTTGATTTTGCCTATATGTGGGTTGATTTTGATGATCGCAAAGTGGACAACGAAACCCAAACCGGCACCTATAAAAGTGATGCCTACCTGTTTGCAGCAAATCTGACGTATTTCTTTTAA
- a CDS encoding TRAP transporter TatT component family protein, with the protein MTITTRFRSLLLFLQLIVLLLLHGCGLSNFGSNLNQAVLNHDDPALISQALPSYLLMVDTLIEGDTEDEDWLRAGASMYSLYASTFVNDPQRAAVLSERAFDYGQRAICSENSDGCGLTNFPFPAFESALSEFDEDELPALYSLALGWMTWAQTHSEDWGVVAALPKLERLLDRMLELDPMYEQGKLWMYRGILSSLRPPAMGGNPDRARECFEQALLLTEGKDLSVKVAYAQYYARLIYDRELHDRLLFEVRQADVHAVGMTLMNVLAQQQAVQLLESAEDYF; encoded by the coding sequence GTGACAATTACAACTCGATTTCGTTCTTTGTTGTTGTTTTTGCAATTGATTGTCCTGTTGCTTCTGCATGGCTGTGGATTGAGCAACTTCGGCAGCAATCTCAATCAAGCCGTGTTAAATCACGATGATCCTGCCTTGATCAGTCAGGCGTTGCCGAGTTATCTGCTCATGGTTGACACCCTGATTGAAGGGGATACTGAAGATGAAGACTGGTTACGAGCTGGGGCCTCCATGTATAGTCTCTATGCTTCGACATTCGTTAACGATCCTCAACGTGCCGCAGTTCTTTCTGAACGCGCATTTGACTATGGTCAACGAGCCATCTGTTCTGAAAACAGTGATGGCTGTGGTTTGACCAACTTCCCGTTTCCAGCGTTTGAATCCGCTTTGTCAGAGTTTGACGAGGATGAACTTCCTGCCCTGTACAGCCTGGCCTTGGGATGGATGACCTGGGCGCAGACCCACAGTGAGGACTGGGGTGTTGTAGCAGCATTACCTAAACTCGAACGACTTCTGGATCGGATGCTTGAGCTTGATCCGATGTATGAACAGGGCAAACTTTGGATGTATCGCGGCATTCTTTCCAGTTTACGCCCACCGGCAATGGGGGGAAATCCAGATCGTGCCAGAGAATGTTTTGAGCAGGCTTTGTTGCTCACAGAAGGAAAAGACTTGTCTGTTAAAGTGGCGTATGCTCAGTATTATGCCCGCCTGATCTATGATCGTGAGCTACATGATCGGTTATTGTTTGAAGTTCGCCAGGCTGATGTCCATGCCGTGGGAATGACGTTGATGAACGTTCTGGCGCAGCAACAGGCCGTACAGTTGCTGGAAAGTGCAGAAGATTATTTCTAG
- the fabG gene encoding 3-oxoacyl-ACP reductase FabG yields the protein MTVSQRKIALVTGGSKGIGAAIAKTLAQSGFDIWLNYRNDHDAAALVKEQVQQEGGECLLLPFDVADAVSCEESLKPHLEERTPFAIINNAGFAKDTLLALMSPQEWNDVISVHLGGFFNVTRQVIPLMLRKRSGRIINIVSTSGQTGVGGQTNYSAAKAGMIGATRSLAMEVAKRKILVNAVAPGFIETEMTEDLPLERILPMIPLGRIGQAQEVADLVDFLCSDKAQYITGQVFSVNGGACMP from the coding sequence ATGACGGTTTCACAGCGCAAAATTGCCTTGGTTACTGGAGGTAGCAAAGGGATCGGCGCCGCTATCGCAAAGACATTGGCGCAGTCCGGTTTTGACATCTGGCTAAACTATCGTAACGACCACGATGCTGCAGCCCTGGTTAAAGAACAGGTGCAACAGGAAGGCGGCGAGTGTCTGTTGTTGCCGTTCGATGTTGCGGACGCTGTCTCCTGTGAAGAAAGTCTGAAACCCCATCTGGAAGAGAGAACCCCTTTTGCTATTATCAACAACGCCGGATTTGCCAAAGATACCCTGTTGGCGCTGATGAGCCCTCAGGAATGGAACGATGTGATTTCGGTGCACCTTGGAGGTTTTTTTAATGTGACGCGTCAGGTGATTCCTCTCATGCTACGCAAACGGTCTGGTCGTATTATCAATATTGTTTCAACTTCCGGGCAGACCGGAGTTGGGGGGCAGACAAATTATTCGGCGGCCAAGGCGGGCATGATTGGCGCGACCCGTTCTTTGGCGATGGAAGTCGCTAAGCGTAAAATTTTGGTTAATGCTGTTGCTCCAGGCTTTATTGAAACGGAAATGACCGAGGATCTGCCTCTGGAGAGAATTCTGCCGATGATTCCTTTAGGTCGCATTGGCCAGGCTCAAGAGGTTGCTGACTTGGTTGATTTTCTGTGCTCGGATAAAGCTCAGTATATTACTGGACAGGTGTTCTCCGTCAATGGTGGGGCCTGTATGCCGTAG
- the yhbY gene encoding ribosome assembly RNA-binding protein YhbY has translation MNATPLSGKQNRYLRGLGHHLNPVVLIGKEIVSQGVLNSVEEALDQHELIKIKLLESCLADRKEVAEQLAQTTGGQIVQILGRTILLFRATEESKIELPKK, from the coding sequence ATGAATGCAACACCATTGAGTGGAAAACAGAACCGATATCTGCGCGGCCTCGGCCACCATCTGAATCCGGTGGTTTTGATTGGTAAAGAGATCGTAAGCCAAGGCGTCCTTAACAGTGTTGAAGAAGCTCTCGATCAACACGAGCTGATCAAAATTAAATTGCTTGAAAGCTGCCTTGCTGATCGTAAAGAGGTGGCTGAGCAACTTGCGCAAACAACGGGGGGCCAAATCGTCCAGATTCTTGGCCGCACCATCTTGCTGTTCCGTGCGACTGAGGAAAGCAAGATCGAATTACCCAAAAAATAA